Proteins encoded together in one Fusobacterium sp. window:
- the glgD gene encoding glucose-1-phosphate adenylyltransferase subunit GlgD, whose amino-acid sequence MLNNYMAIIFLAESLDNIRSLTKMRPLASVPVGGTYRIIDFALSNLVNAGIRNVGIFGGNDDMNSLTDHIGRGTEWDLDRKKDGIFIFKQMADSTYSTNIKRVKKNMEYFFRSKQQNVVVLSSHMVCNIDITDVVRKHEESGKDVTLVYKKVDNANERFDNCDSVKVEENGKILGIGQNLFFKKDENISMEVFIIKKELLIKLICDGIQDGAYYTVKDLISRNIGRLSINGYEFKGYLACINSTKEYFDFNMDLLNKETRDDIFNKDGRKVYTKTKDTPPSMFKEKAEVVNSVIANGCILGGKIKNSILARGATVEEGAIVENCILLQDCVVKSGAVLKNIIVDKNNVIKCNERLSASRNYPLVIEKSIKWDKEHYRDLLEYLKGKGRE is encoded by the coding sequence ATGCTAAATAATTATATGGCTATAATCTTTTTAGCCGAATCTCTAGATAATATCAGATCTCTTACTAAAATGAGACCTCTGGCATCTGTTCCAGTAGGTGGAACTTATAGAATAATAGATTTTGCTTTATCAAATTTGGTTAATGCTGGAATAAGAAATGTTGGCATTTTTGGTGGAAATGATGATATGAATTCACTTACTGACCATATTGGAAGAGGTACAGAATGGGATTTAGATAGAAAAAAAGATGGTATATTTATTTTCAAACAAATGGCTGATTCAACTTATTCAACTAATATAAAAAGAGTTAAAAAAAATATGGAGTACTTCTTCCGCAGTAAACAACAAAATGTAGTTGTACTAAGTTCTCATATGGTATGTAATATTGATATTACTGATGTCGTAAGAAAACATGAAGAAAGTGGAAAAGATGTTACTCTAGTATATAAAAAAGTAGATAATGCAAATGAAAGATTTGATAATTGTGATAGTGTAAAAGTTGAGGAAAATGGAAAAATATTAGGAATAGGACAAAATCTTTTCTTTAAAAAAGATGAAAATATTTCTATGGAAGTTTTTATTATAAAAAAAGAACTTCTAATAAAATTAATATGTGATGGAATTCAAGATGGAGCTTATTATACAGTTAAAGATCTTATTTCTAGAAATATAGGAAGATTAAGTATAAATGGATATGAATTTAAAGGATATTTAGCCTGCATAAATTCAACAAAAGAGTATTTTGATTTTAATATGGATCTTTTAAACAAAGAAACTAGAGATGATATATTTAATAAAGATGGAAGAAAAGTATATACTAAAACAAAGGATACCCCTCCATCAATGTTTAAAGAAAAAGCTGAAGTAGTAAATTCAGTTATAGCTAATGGCTGTATTTTAGGTGGAAAAATTAAGAATTCTATCCTAGCAAGAGGAGCTACAGTTGAAGAGGGAGCTATAGTTGAGAATTGTATTCTTTTACAGGACTGTGTTGTTAAATCTGGAGCTGTATTAAAAAATATCATTGTAGATAAAAATAATGTGATCAAATGTAATGAAAGACTAAGTGCTTCTAGAAATTACCCTCTAGTTATTGAAAAGAGCATCAAATGGGATAAAGAACACTACAGAGATCTTTTAGAATATCTAAAAGGAAAGGGTAGAGAATAG
- a CDS encoding aryl-sulfate sulfotransferase yields the protein MGKSFSNLMVVFLIIFSLNKIVLKGNEIKNIELNTPIILKINKQKILIDTFSLNKVYNINELNSEVPIEFEIEYVPEEIEIKILGNILKDKAKIKIKKIAREIKIPIEILNKRNNLKSICHINTLHEKFPKYTVTGESQYPGDYYGDFISDNNNIGKKDSMFIYKMNSKGEILYYKKHTSTISDFKKTKLKNNQIRYSYFLQDENAYSYEGVGYGPTKLIIMDENYDIIDEITSKQFKEIPENFPLESHDSLIIDDDHYITAAYFGKIVNNVDKDLIENHNGSRVIASILQEVKDGKVIWQWDSTEHPELYKLSVEGNDFKNSTSKWADYIHFNSVTIDPKDGNLICSFRNIDSILKIERGTGKILWILGGKGDQFGLTEEQKFSRQHYARVIKDGSITLFDNGNLKEKSRVLEIKIDEKNKKVLNYKDFYLNDYFSPACGSTDKLDDKKDVFIIGWGMGDFSKRENMTEIDFSTNKKTFELIFHGNMTTYRITKIK from the coding sequence ATGGGGAAAAGTTTTAGTAATTTAATGGTAGTATTTCTAATAATATTTTCATTAAATAAAATAGTTTTAAAAGGAAATGAAATAAAAAATATAGAATTAAATACTCCAATAATATTAAAAATCAATAAGCAAAAGATTTTGATAGACACATTTTCATTAAATAAGGTTTATAATATAAATGAATTAAATTCAGAAGTTCCTATAGAGTTTGAAATTGAATATGTTCCTGAAGAAATAGAAATAAAAATTTTAGGAAATATTTTGAAAGATAAAGCTAAAATAAAAATAAAGAAAATTGCAAGAGAAATAAAAATACCAATAGAAATATTGAATAAAAGGAATAATTTAAAATCAATTTGTCATATAAATACTCTTCATGAAAAGTTTCCAAAGTATACTGTGACAGGAGAAAGTCAATATCCTGGAGATTATTATGGAGATTTTATCTCTGATAATAATAATATAGGAAAAAAAGATTCAATGTTTATTTATAAAATGAATTCTAAGGGAGAAATTTTATATTATAAAAAGCATACTTCAACAATATCAGACTTTAAAAAAACAAAATTGAAGAATAATCAAATAAGATATAGTTATTTTTTACAAGATGAAAATGCTTATTCTTATGAAGGAGTAGGTTATGGTCCAACAAAGCTGATAATAATGGATGAAAATTATGATATTATTGATGAAATAACTTCAAAACAATTTAAAGAAATACCAGAAAACTTTCCTTTGGAAAGCCATGATAGTCTAATTATAGATGATGATCATTATATCACAGCTGCATATTTTGGCAAAATAGTAAATAATGTTGATAAAGATCTTATTGAGAATCATAATGGTTCTAGAGTAATAGCTTCTATTTTACAAGAAGTAAAAGATGGAAAAGTGATATGGCAATGGGATAGTACAGAACATCCAGAATTATATAAATTAAGTGTAGAAGGGAATGATTTTAAAAATTCTACAAGTAAATGGGCAGATTATATTCACTTTAATTCAGTAACTATAGATCCTAAAGATGGAAATTTAATATGTTCTTTTAGAAATATAGATTCAATTTTAAAGATAGAACGAGGTACTGGTAAGATACTATGGATACTTGGTGGTAAAGGTGATCAGTTTGGATTAACCGAAGAACAAAAATTTTCAAGGCAACACTATGCAAGAGTTATTAAAGATGGAAGTATAACACTTTTTGACAATGGAAATTTAAAAGAAAAATCAAGAGTTTTAGAAATAAAAATAGATGAGAAAAATAAAAAAGTTTTAAATTATAAAGATTTTTATTTAAATGACTATTTTTCTCCTGCTTGTGGCTCAACTGATAAATTAGATGATAAAAAAGATGTTTTTATTATAGGATGGGGAATGGGAGATTTTAGTAAAAGAGAGAATATGACAGAAATAGATTTTTCTACAAATAAGAAGACATTTGAGTTAATTTTTCATGGAAATATGACAACTTACAGAATTACTAAAATAAAATAA
- a CDS encoding glycogen/starch synthase, with protein sequence MKVLFAAGEAWPFVKTGGLGDVAYSLPKALKKEKVDIRVILPKYSAIPDKYKEIMEHLGDKQIWVAHHNEYVGIDYCELDGITYYFVDNERYFNRNRVYGEVDDCERFAFFAKAIIETFYITGFEPDIIHCNDWHTGLVPIYLKERGMNDIRTIFTIHNLRFQGFFYNDVIEKTLEIDRGRYFVEDGIKYYDMISFLKGGVVYSDYITTVSDSYAEEIKTPELGEGLDGLFRKFDYKLKGIVNGIDGTVYKLPRKGKKRLKSELQERLGLNQDPSTPLVSIITRLDRQKGIDLIIDSFDRLMKLGIQFVLLGNGEPKYEDFFKWKERQYPGRVCSYIGFNQPLSMEIYSGADMFLMPSIFEPCGLSQMIAMRYSCVPIVRETGGLKDTVTPYNEYTEEGDGFGFKNISSDELYKTLEYAISIYKDKDKWEKIVKSAKARDNNWNTSAKKYISLYNEIIK encoded by the coding sequence ATGAAAGTACTTTTTGCAGCAGGAGAGGCTTGGCCTTTTGTCAAAACAGGAGGACTTGGTGATGTAGCTTACTCATTGCCAAAAGCATTAAAAAAAGAAAAAGTAGATATAAGAGTAATATTACCTAAATATAGTGCTATTCCTGATAAATACAAGGAAATAATGGAGCACTTAGGAGATAAACAGATATGGGTGGCTCATCATAATGAATATGTAGGAATAGATTATTGTGAACTTGATGGCATTACTTATTATTTTGTCGATAATGAAAGATATTTTAACAGAAATAGAGTCTATGGAGAAGTTGATGACTGTGAAAGATTTGCATTCTTTGCAAAAGCTATTATAGAAACTTTCTATATCACAGGATTTGAACCAGATATAATTCATTGTAATGACTGGCATACTGGACTAGTTCCTATCTACCTTAAAGAAAGAGGAATGAATGATATAAGAACTATTTTCACTATTCACAATTTAAGATTTCAAGGTTTCTTCTATAATGATGTAATAGAAAAAACTTTAGAAATAGATAGAGGAAGATACTTTGTTGAAGATGGAATTAAATATTATGATATGATATCTTTCTTAAAAGGAGGAGTTGTATATTCTGACTATATCACGACTGTAAGTGATTCATATGCTGAAGAAATAAAAACTCCTGAGCTTGGTGAAGGACTAGATGGATTATTTAGAAAATTTGATTATAAATTAAAAGGTATAGTTAATGGAATAGATGGAACTGTATATAAACTTCCTAGAAAAGGAAAGAAAAGACTCAAATCTGAGCTTCAAGAAAGACTTGGTCTTAATCAGGACCCTAGTACTCCTTTAGTTTCTATTATTACAAGATTAGACAGGCAAAAAGGAATTGATTTAATTATAGACAGCTTTGACAGATTAATGAAATTAGGAATTCAATTTGTCCTTCTTGGAAATGGAGAACCTAAATATGAAGATTTCTTTAAATGGAAAGAAAGACAGTATCCTGGAAGAGTCTGTTCATATATTGGATTTAATCAGCCTTTATCTATGGAGATATATAGTGGAGCAGATATGTTCCTTATGCCTTCTATTTTTGAACCTTGTGGTCTTTCTCAAATGATTGCTATGAGATATAGCTGTGTTCCTATCGTGAGAGAAACAGGGGGATTAAAAGATACAGTCACTCCTTATAATGAATATACTGAGGAAGGAGATGGATTTGGCTTTAAAAATATAAGCAGTGATGAATTATATAAAACTTTAGAATATGCAATTTCTATTTATAAAGATAAAGATAAATGGGAAAAAATTGTAAAAAGTGCTAAAGCTAGAGATAATAACTGGAATACATCTGCTAAAAAATATATTTCACTTTATAATGAGATTATAAAATAA